The Neorhodopirellula lusitana genome has a segment encoding these proteins:
- a CDS encoding BNR-4 repeat-containing protein translates to MKTPYILPLLLLLTVSGYSDEPASYDREADPHDFSVFMTEGGWCWYQDPRAILHDGKVFIGSVQGTGAGPALVGVYDVDNDQPLGTVTMHPRFDGDDHNSPVFHVCPDGRVLAVYARHNRDRFHHSRYASPATPLEWSDEVRHERVMSNPKDNVTYMNLHEMESEGALYLFFRGINFDPTFVTSKDHGESWSDPVHFFKSEVGGRHRPYARYAGNDKDTVHVAITDAHPRDFGNSIYYFQFRNGSFYTADNKLIKNLANDGPLRPSETELVYQGTNNPGRGPDLSAIGAAWTSSIELDKVGHPHIGYTVYNSNTDHRYRIASWNGSNWIDREVAYGGNCLYDRESSYTGLITLDPVDPSVVLISTDVNPATGEDLGGLHEIYRATIQPTDTVDSIEWTPVTQNSPVRNLRPVILRDHNRRVILWNRGDFKTYTNYQLDTVGIIESVTE, encoded by the coding sequence ATGAAAACACCTTACATTCTCCCCTTGTTGCTACTGTTGACCGTATCCGGCTACAGCGATGAGCCAGCTTCGTACGACCGCGAGGCGGATCCACACGACTTTAGCGTCTTCATGACCGAAGGCGGGTGGTGCTGGTACCAAGACCCTCGAGCGATTTTGCACGACGGCAAAGTCTTTATTGGTTCGGTTCAGGGCACTGGTGCTGGCCCTGCCTTGGTTGGAGTTTACGACGTTGACAACGACCAACCGCTTGGAACCGTGACGATGCATCCAAGGTTCGACGGCGACGACCACAACTCGCCCGTTTTTCATGTCTGTCCCGACGGACGCGTTCTTGCAGTTTACGCGAGACACAATCGCGATCGTTTTCATCATTCACGCTATGCCAGTCCGGCAACGCCGTTGGAATGGAGCGACGAGGTGCGACACGAACGCGTCATGTCCAATCCAAAGGACAACGTCACCTACATGAATCTGCATGAGATGGAAAGCGAAGGAGCACTTTATCTTTTCTTCCGCGGAATCAACTTCGACCCGACCTTTGTCACATCCAAAGATCATGGCGAAAGTTGGAGCGATCCCGTTCATTTTTTCAAAAGTGAAGTCGGCGGACGCCACCGCCCCTACGCGCGTTACGCGGGCAACGACAAGGACACCGTGCACGTTGCGATCACCGACGCGCATCCTCGTGATTTTGGTAACAGTATCTACTACTTCCAATTCCGAAACGGCAGTTTCTACACCGCCGACAACAAGCTGATTAAGAACCTCGCCAACGACGGACCGCTCCGACCGAGTGAAACGGAACTGGTTTACCAGGGAACCAACAACCCGGGCCGAGGCCCGGATTTGAGTGCGATTGGTGCCGCATGGACAAGTTCCATCGAACTTGACAAGGTCGGGCACCCTCACATCGGCTACACCGTCTACAACAGCAACACCGATCACCGCTACCGAATCGCATCTTGGAACGGTAGCAATTGGATCGACCGTGAAGTTGCCTATGGCGGAAACTGCCTCTACGATCGCGAATCCAGCTATACCGGCCTGATCACACTCGATCCGGTCGACCCAAGCGTTGTTTTGATCTCCACGGATGTGAATCCTGCGACAGGCGAGGACCTCGGTGGACTGCATGAAATCTATCGGGCAACAATCCAGCCAACCGACACGGTCGATTCGATTGAATGGACACCAGTAACGCAAAACTCGCCGGTAAGAAATCTAAGGCCAGTCATCTTGCGCGACCACAACCGCCGAGTCATTCTCTGGAATCGCGGTGACTTTAAAACGTACACCAACTATCAGCTCGACACCGTCGGCATAATTGAGTCGGTCACCGAATAG